From Labeo rohita strain BAU-BD-2019 chromosome 18, IGBB_LRoh.1.0, whole genome shotgun sequence, the proteins below share one genomic window:
- the LOC127180806 gene encoding extracellular calcium-sensing receptor-like yields the protein MEMSIFFKMLLFLYTLLLLHQLHTKAGNTLCRMMGDPKYPLISKNGDIIIGALFPVHSTETLPSFEFTKKPQPLSCSSVNLRDFRLAQIMIFAIEEINRSESLLPNVSIGYRIYDTCGSRLSTMSAIMGLMNVQEFGVGDKCTAQSPLHAIIGDSESTATVILSRTTGPFKIPVISHSASCECLGNRKDYPSFFRTTASDYHQSRALAYIVKDLGWSWVGAVNSDNDYGNYGMAIFLKIAQEEGICVEYSVKFYRTEKEKLQKVIDTIKKSTAKVIIAFVSFLEMGLLIDQLSIQNITGLQVIGVKSWITSENYITPNSFRVLGGSLGFAMRKINIEEFSDYATKAFWETTIPCLHTEGNSSQYALNCRRYEDLLVLKNYNEDVTEHRYSANVYEAVYAVAYSLHSLLKCKEQEGCEKGLTIQPQQVVEALKKVNFTVKFGDRVWFDSTGATVAQYEVVNWQQNSDGSFQFKPVGYYDASLPPDQRFVLNTENIIWAGGKLQKPRSVCSESCPPGTRKATQKGRPICCYDCIPCADGEISNETDSNNCKQCPGEYWSNAEKNKCVLKAVEFLSFTEFMGIVLVFFSLFGVGLTVLVAFLFYSKKDTPIVKANNSELSFLLLFSLTLCFLCSLTFIGRPTEWSCMLRHTAFGITFVLCISCVLGKTIVVLMAFKATLPGSDVMKWFGPAQQRLSVLTFTLIQVLICVLWLTISPPFPNKNMKYYKEKIILECSLGSTIGFWAVLGYIGLLAILCFILAFLARTLPDNFNEAKFITFSMIIFCAVWITFIPAYVSSPGKFTVAVEIFAILASSISLLFCIFAPKCYIILCKPGQNTKKHVIGKTPAKSY from the exons ATGGagatgtcaattttttttaa GATGCTTCTCTTTCTTTACACACTCCTGCTTTTACATCAGCTTCATACAAAGGCAGGAAACACTCTATGCCGAATGATGGGAGACCCTAAGTACCCGCTGATTTCCAAAAATGGAGACATAATCATTGGAGCACTTTTTCCAGTCCACAGCACAGAGACATTACCTTCatttgaatttacaaaaaaacctCAGCCTCTTTCATGCTCCAG TGTGAATCTGAGAGATTTTCGCCTGGCACAAATCATGATCTTCGCCATTGAGGAGATTAACAGAAGTGAAAGTTTGCTCCCAAATGTTTCTATTGGTTATCGAATCTATGATACATGTGGTTCAAGACTGTCTACAATGAGTGCAATTATGGGACTGATGAATGTTCAGGAGTTTGGAGTAGGAGACAAATGTACTGCACAGTCTCCTTTGCATGCCATCATAGGAGATTCAGAGTCTACTGCCACAGTGATTCTCTCCAGAACTACAGGACCTTTTAAGATTCCAGTG ataagtCATTCAGCTTCATGTGAATGCCTCGGTAATAGAAAAGATTACCCTTCATTCTTCAGGACTACGGCTAGTGATTATCACCAGAGCAGAGCACTTGCATATATAGTCAAGGACTTAGGCTGGTCTTGGGTGGGAGCTGTGAACAGTGACAATGACTATGGAAACTACGGAATGgcaatatttctgaaaatagCACAGGAAGAGGGGATTTGTGTGGAGTACTCAGTGAAATTCTACcgaacagaaaaagaaaaacttcaGAAAGTGATagatacaattaaaaaaagcacTGCAAAAGTGATTATTGCATTTGTTTCATTTCTTGAGATGGGTTTACTTATTGATCAACTAAGTATTCAGAACATTACAGGCCTCCAAGTGATTGGAGTAAAATCATGGATAACTTCAGAGAATTACATCACTCCAAACAGCTTTCGTGTGCTAGGAGGATCACTGGGGTTCGCAATGAGAAAAATCAATATTGAAGAGTTTTCAGATTATGCTACAAAAGCATTCTGGGAAACAACCATCCCATGCTTACACACTGAGGGGAATTCTTCTcaatatgcattaaattgcaGAAGATATGAGGATCTACTTGTgctgaaaaattacaatgaagatGTGACTGAACACAGATATTCAGCCAACGTCTATGAAGCAGTTTATGCAGTGGCTTATTCACTACACAGTCTGCTCAAGTGCAAAGAACAAGAAGGTTGTGAGAAAGGCCTGACAATACAACCACAGCAG gtGGTTGAGGCTCTGAAAAAAGTAAACTTCACTGTAAAATTTGGAGATCGTGTGTGGTTTGACAGCACAGGTGCCACAGTAGCCCAATATGAAGTTGTAAATTGGCAGCAGAATTCAGATGGATCATTCCAGTTTAAGCCAGTGGGATACTATGATGCCTCGCTACCTCCTGACCAACGCTTTGTGCTCAACACTGAAAACATAATCTGGGCTGGAGGAAAGTTGCAG AAGCCAAGGTCTGTGTGCAGTGAGAGCTGTCCTCCCGGCACCAGAAAGGCCACACAGAAAGGAAGACCTATCTGCTGTTATGACTGTATTCCATGTGCAGATGGAGAAATCAGTAATGAGACAG ATTCAAATAACTGCAAGCAGTGTCCAGGGGAATACTGGTCTAATgctgagaaaaataaatgtgtgttaaaGGCTGTAGAGTTTCTGTCATTCACAGAGTTTATGGGTATAGTGCTAGTCTTTTTCTCACTGTTTGGAGTAGGATTAACTGTGCTGGTAGCCTTcctgttttacagtaaaaaggACACCCCCATAGTAAAAGCCAACAACTCAGAGCTGAGCTTCCTGCTGTTATTCTCATTGACTCTGTGTTTCCTCTGTTCACTTACTTTCATTGGTCGGCCAACTGAATGGTCCTGTATGCTGCGTCACACAGCATTTGGAATCACTTTTGTTCTCTGTATCTCCTGTGTTCTGGGAAAAACAATAGTGGTGTTAATGGCCTTCAAGGCTACACTTCCAGGAAGTGATGTCATGAAATGGTTTGGGCCTGCACAACAACGACTTAGTGTTCTTACCTTTACACTTATACAGGTTCTTATCTGTGTACTTTGGCTAACAATATCTCCTCCATTTcctaacaaaaatatgaaatattataaggAAAAGATCATACTTGAGTGCAGTTTGGGTTCTACTATAGGTTTCTGGGCTGTGCTGGGTTATATTGGCCTTCTGGCTATCTTGTGCTTTATTCTGGCTTTTCTGGCTCGCACACTGCCTGATAACTTTAATGAAGCCAAATTCATCACATTCAGCATGATAATATTCTGTGCTGTGTGGATCACGTTTATTCCAGCATATGTCAGTTCTCCTGGCAAATTCACTGTAGCTGTGGAGATATTTGCCATTTTAGCCTCAAGCATTAGTTTActattttgcatatttgcacCTAAATGTTATATTATCCTCTGTAAGCCTGGACAAAATACGAAGAAACATGTGATTGGGAAAACACCAGCTAagtcttattga